A region from the Nocardioides coralli genome encodes:
- a CDS encoding ATP-dependent DNA ligase, translating into MLIADLVATSAAVAATRSRKAKVAALAEALGGAEPGELHLVTSYLAGSLLQRRTGVGWRGLQSLPEPAAEPTLAVTEVHEAFDHLASLAGSGSQQARAAALGELFGRATAAEQRWLRGLVTGEVRQGALDALVQEALAAAAGVPVPAVRRAAMLAGSTVAIARTAFEGADALAAIGLEVGRPVSPMLASSATDLEAALAKAGPDGAEVAVDTKLDGIRIQVHRDGDEVAIATRSLDDITHRLPEVVTLARSLPASRFVLDGEAIALDDDGRPRPFQETASRTAMDEGVEVTAYFFDLLHVDGRDLLDSPGSERAEALAALVPEASRVPRVVTADLAEAQAFTDRALAAGHEGVVVKSLTAPYAAGRRGAGWVKVKPVLTLDLVVLAVEWGSGRRQGWLSNIHLGARDGDGFVMLGKTFKGMTDEMLQWQTERFQELETHREGHVIHVRPEQVVEIALDGLQRSTRYPGGLALRFARVVRYRDDKSAAEADTIDTVRALR; encoded by the coding sequence GTGCTGATCGCAGACCTGGTGGCGACCTCCGCGGCGGTGGCCGCGACCCGGTCACGCAAGGCGAAGGTGGCCGCCCTCGCCGAGGCACTGGGCGGGGCCGAGCCCGGCGAGCTGCACCTCGTCACCTCCTACCTCGCCGGCTCGCTCCTCCAGCGTCGTACCGGCGTGGGGTGGCGGGGCCTGCAGTCGCTGCCCGAGCCGGCCGCCGAGCCGACCCTGGCCGTGACCGAGGTGCACGAGGCGTTCGACCACCTCGCCTCGCTCGCGGGGTCAGGGTCACAACAGGCTCGAGCCGCCGCTCTGGGGGAGCTGTTCGGCCGCGCCACCGCTGCCGAGCAGCGGTGGCTCCGTGGGCTGGTCACCGGCGAGGTCCGTCAGGGTGCCCTCGACGCCCTGGTCCAGGAAGCGCTGGCCGCGGCCGCCGGGGTCCCCGTGCCCGCCGTACGCCGGGCGGCGATGCTCGCGGGGTCGACCGTCGCGATCGCGCGGACGGCCTTCGAGGGGGCGGACGCCCTGGCCGCGATCGGCCTCGAGGTCGGACGGCCGGTGTCGCCCATGCTGGCCTCGAGCGCGACCGATCTCGAGGCGGCCCTGGCCAAGGCCGGTCCCGACGGCGCCGAGGTCGCGGTCGACACCAAGCTCGACGGTATCCGGATCCAGGTGCACCGCGACGGTGACGAGGTGGCCATCGCGACCCGCAGCCTCGACGACATCACCCACCGGCTACCGGAGGTGGTCACGCTGGCCCGGTCACTGCCCGCCTCGCGGTTCGTGCTCGACGGCGAGGCGATCGCGCTCGACGACGACGGTCGGCCGCGCCCGTTCCAGGAGACCGCGTCACGCACCGCCATGGACGAAGGGGTCGAGGTCACGGCGTACTTCTTCGACCTGCTCCACGTCGACGGCCGTGACCTGCTCGACTCCCCCGGTTCCGAGCGCGCCGAGGCGCTCGCCGCCCTGGTCCCCGAGGCCTCGCGGGTGCCGCGGGTCGTCACCGCCGACCTCGCGGAGGCCCAGGCCTTCACCGACCGCGCCCTGGCTGCGGGCCATGAGGGCGTGGTGGTCAAGAGCCTCACGGCGCCCTACGCCGCCGGCCGGCGCGGCGCCGGCTGGGTCAAGGTGAAGCCGGTGCTGACCCTCGACCTGGTCGTCCTCGCGGTCGAGTGGGGCTCCGGGCGCCGGCAGGGCTGGCTCTCCAACATCCACCTCGGCGCTCGCGACGGGGACGGTTTCGTGATGCTGGGCAAGACGTTCAAGGGCATGACCGACGAGATGCTGCAGTGGCAGACCGAGCGGTTCCAGGAGCTGGAGACCCACCGCGAGGGCCACGTCATCCACGTCCGTCCGGAGCAGGTGGTCGAGATCGCCCTCGACGGGCTTCAGCGCTCCACCCGCTACCCGGGCGGGCTCGCGCTCCGCTTCGCTCGTGTCGTCCGCTACCGCGACGACAAGTCCGCCGCCGAGGCCGACACGATCGACACCGTGCGGGCGCTCCGCTAG
- the kynA gene encoding tryptophan 2,3-dioxygenase: MPDDDRRELEAGIETDFRQQMSYGDYLCLDQLLSAQRPQSDPPQHDELLFIIQHQTSELWLKLMVHELRSARSLLASDELAPALKRLARVKHIQHTLTDQWSVLATMTPSEYAEIRPFLATSSGFQSAQYREVEFLLGNKDADMVRVHEHDTTAHDELATLLAEPSLYDEFLRHLARGGYDVPAELVERDWSVKHRLHPGLVDVFAGVYNAPEQHWGVYETCEELVDLEDNFQEWRFRHLQVVQRTIGHKTGTGGSSGVSFLRRALDISFFPELYEVRTRIGG; encoded by the coding sequence GTGCCCGACGACGACCGCCGCGAGCTCGAGGCCGGCATCGAGACCGACTTCCGCCAGCAGATGTCCTACGGCGACTACCTCTGCCTCGACCAGCTGCTGTCCGCGCAGCGCCCGCAGAGCGACCCGCCGCAGCACGACGAGCTGCTCTTCATCATCCAGCACCAGACCTCGGAGCTCTGGCTGAAGCTGATGGTCCACGAGCTCCGCTCCGCGCGCTCCTTGCTCGCCTCCGACGAGCTGGCTCCCGCCCTCAAGCGGCTGGCGCGGGTCAAGCACATCCAGCACACGCTGACCGACCAGTGGTCGGTCCTGGCCACCATGACCCCCAGCGAGTACGCCGAGATCCGTCCCTTCCTCGCGACCTCCTCGGGCTTCCAGTCGGCGCAGTACCGCGAGGTCGAGTTCCTGCTCGGCAACAAGGACGCCGACATGGTGCGGGTCCACGAGCACGACACGACGGCACACGACGAGCTGGCGACGCTGCTCGCGGAGCCGTCGCTGTACGACGAGTTCCTCCGACACCTCGCCCGGGGCGGTTACGACGTCCCCGCGGAGCTGGTCGAGCGGGACTGGTCGGTCAAGCACCGGCTCCACCCCGGGCTGGTCGACGTCTTCGCCGGGGTCTACAACGCGCCCGAGCAGCACTGGGGCGTCTACGAGACCTGCGAGGAGCTCGTCGACCTCGAGGACAACTTCCAGGAGTGGCGGTTCCGTCACCTCCAGGTGGTGCAGCGCACCATCGGCCACAAGACGGGCACCGGCGGCTCCAGCGGGGTCAGCTTCTTGCGGCGCGCGCTCGACATCTCCTTCTTCCCGGAGCTCTACGAGGTCCGGACCCGGATCGGTGGCTGA
- a CDS encoding DNA-3-methyladenine glycosylase family protein produces MTAPPDQSTAHNTRLWVPAWPVPVGQILGQQRRGGGDPTYRIDFQGRHWRGIRTPVGEATLMVETRPREGRVYAAAWGSGAEWALESLPALLGADDDPTGFEPTHQVLADVWRHHRHWRIGRTGLVMEALVPSIIEQKVTGQEAFAGFRNLVHRWGTRAPGPGHDLDLYVQPDAETLRHIPSWEWLRLHIDPARSKAIVMAARVAHAIERTADATLEEADRALRSLPGVGVWTSAEVRQRALGDADAVSFGDYHVAKDIGWALTGKAFDDEELEDYLEPYRPHRGRVQGLVALAGLHRPRLGPRMPPRTHLPT; encoded by the coding sequence ATGACCGCCCCCCCGGACCAGAGCACCGCGCACAACACGCGGCTCTGGGTGCCTGCGTGGCCGGTCCCGGTCGGGCAGATCCTCGGCCAGCAGCGTCGCGGCGGCGGCGACCCCACCTACCGCATCGACTTCCAGGGCCGTCACTGGCGTGGCATCAGGACCCCCGTCGGCGAAGCCACCCTGATGGTCGAGACCCGGCCCCGCGAGGGGCGCGTCTACGCAGCCGCCTGGGGCAGCGGGGCCGAGTGGGCCCTCGAGTCGCTGCCCGCCCTGCTCGGCGCCGATGACGACCCGACCGGCTTCGAACCCACCCACCAGGTGCTCGCGGACGTGTGGCGGCACCACCGCCACTGGCGCATCGGCCGCACCGGGTTGGTGATGGAGGCCCTGGTGCCCTCGATCATCGAGCAGAAGGTCACCGGCCAGGAGGCGTTCGCGGGGTTCCGCAACCTGGTCCACCGCTGGGGGACCCGGGCACCCGGCCCGGGCCACGACCTCGACCTCTACGTGCAGCCGGACGCCGAGACGCTGCGTCACATCCCGTCCTGGGAGTGGCTCCGGCTCCACATCGACCCGGCGCGGTCGAAGGCGATCGTGATGGCGGCGCGGGTCGCCCATGCCATCGAGCGGACGGCCGACGCCACGCTGGAGGAGGCCGACCGCGCCCTCCGGTCGCTGCCCGGGGTCGGCGTGTGGACCAGTGCCGAGGTGAGGCAACGCGCGCTCGGCGACGCCGACGCGGTCTCCTTCGGCGACTACCACGTCGCCAAGGACATCGGGTGGGCGCTGACCGGCAAGGCGTTCGACGACGAGGAGCTCGAGGACTACCTCGAGCCCTACCGCCCGCACCGCGGCCGGGTCCAGGGCCTGGTGGCGCTCGCCGGGCTCCATCGGCCCCGGCTCGGGCCGCGGATGCCTCCCCGGACCCACCTGCCCACCTGA
- a CDS encoding phospholipase D-like domain-containing protein, translated as MSVVDSYRRRGKKPKPFPVTPPRTVEVGESGGEVTTYTYGQDLFDAMLAAIEGARRQILFETYIWKGDAVGERFKRALAEAAARGVEVHCIYDSFANLVVSPRFKRFPRSMKVLPYPVYNAGWRVLDLRRYGRDHRKILVVDDTVGFVGGYNIGAAYATEWRDTHIRITGPAVWDLKRAFADFWNLNRRRLLGTSERPLLLETASEWEPRFRVHRNVPRLWMFPIRNMYLEAINRARDRIWITQAYFLPDPDFVDELVAAAQRGVDVRLLVPLKSNHVVADWISRGYYDELLRGGIRILRYQGAMVHAKTATVDGTWTTVGTANIDRLSLTGNYEVNVEVIDDSLAHVMEEIFRTDESNCLELTLHEWEARDLHRRFTEALLRPFRPLL; from the coding sequence ATGTCGGTGGTGGACTCCTACCGCCGTCGGGGCAAGAAGCCGAAGCCGTTCCCGGTCACGCCACCGCGCACCGTCGAGGTCGGCGAGAGCGGAGGTGAGGTGACCACCTACACCTACGGGCAGGACCTGTTCGACGCGATGCTCGCCGCGATCGAGGGAGCGCGGCGCCAGATCCTCTTCGAGACCTACATCTGGAAGGGCGACGCGGTCGGTGAGCGGTTCAAGCGAGCCCTGGCCGAGGCGGCCGCCCGGGGCGTCGAGGTTCACTGCATCTACGACAGCTTCGCCAACCTGGTGGTGTCGCCACGGTTCAAGCGCTTCCCCCGCAGCATGAAGGTGCTCCCCTACCCCGTCTACAACGCGGGGTGGCGGGTCCTGGACCTGCGTCGCTACGGCCGCGACCACCGCAAGATCCTGGTCGTCGACGACACGGTCGGCTTCGTGGGCGGCTACAACATCGGAGCGGCGTACGCCACGGAGTGGCGCGACACCCACATCCGCATCACCGGGCCGGCGGTGTGGGACCTGAAGCGGGCGTTCGCAGACTTCTGGAACCTCAACCGCCGGCGGCTGCTCGGCACCAGCGAGCGGCCGCTGCTGCTGGAGACGGCGTCCGAGTGGGAGCCGCGGTTCCGCGTGCACCGCAACGTGCCGCGGCTGTGGATGTTCCCGATCAGGAACATGTACCTCGAGGCCATCAACCGTGCCCGTGACCGGATCTGGATCACGCAGGCCTACTTCCTGCCCGACCCGGACTTCGTCGACGAGCTGGTGGCCGCGGCCCAGCGGGGCGTGGACGTACGGCTGCTCGTGCCGCTGAAGTCGAACCACGTCGTGGCCGACTGGATCTCCCGCGGCTACTACGACGAGCTGCTCCGTGGCGGCATCCGCATCCTGCGCTACCAGGGCGCCATGGTCCACGCCAAGACGGCGACCGTCGACGGCACCTGGACGACGGTCGGCACCGCCAACATCGACCGGCTCAGCCTCACCGGCAACTACGAGGTCAACGTCGAGGTGATCGACGACTCGCTCGCGCACGTGATGGAGGAGATCTTCCGGACCGACGAGAGCAACTGCCTGGAGTTGACCCTGCATGAGTGGGAGGCGCGCGACCTGCACCGCCGCTTCACCGAGGCGCTGCTCCGGCCGTTCCGGCCGCTCCTCTGA
- a CDS encoding class I SAM-dependent methyltransferase, with protein sequence MSPVGVRSTISATVVAMPPPRVAVRGFARWVARECPAGGRVLNIGAGHNLSGTLRPVSRVAGTIVGIDPDPAVLGNTTLHEAQALTMEAYAATDPEPFDLAFSVFVLEHVSDPRAFTRACAAVLRPGGVLMGMTVNKWHYFGLSTWAATRAHVAEPLLRRLRPVEQVEGYHFPTEYRINTTRAVTAHLGRAGFTDVEFRLWDLPSMYEPYLPGPVRGFASTYHDWVYRRDAARLMGHLTFRAHLPGGAG encoded by the coding sequence ATGTCCCCCGTCGGGGTCCGGAGCACCATCTCCGCCACGGTCGTGGCCATGCCACCGCCACGGGTGGCGGTGCGCGGCTTCGCCCGGTGGGTCGCCCGCGAGTGCCCCGCCGGCGGCCGGGTCCTCAACATCGGCGCCGGCCACAACCTGTCCGGGACGTTGCGCCCGGTCTCCCGCGTGGCCGGGACCATCGTGGGCATCGACCCCGACCCCGCCGTCCTGGGCAACACCACCCTCCACGAAGCGCAAGCCCTGACCATGGAGGCGTACGCCGCCACCGACCCGGAACCCTTCGACCTCGCCTTCTCGGTCTTCGTGCTCGAGCACGTCTCCGACCCCCGGGCCTTCACCCGGGCCTGCGCCGCCGTGCTGCGGCCGGGCGGGGTGCTGATGGGCATGACGGTCAACAAGTGGCACTACTTCGGGCTCTCGACCTGGGCGGCCACCCGGGCGCACGTGGCGGAGCCGTTGCTGCGCAGGCTCCGCCCGGTCGAGCAGGTCGAGGGGTACCACTTCCCGACCGAGTACCGCATCAACACGACGCGTGCCGTGACTGCGCACCTCGGTCGCGCCGGGTTCACCGACGTCGAGTTTCGGCTGTGGGACCTCCCGTCGATGTACGAGCCCTACCTCCCGGGGCCGGTGCGCGGCTTCGCGTCGACGTACCACGACTGGGTCTATCGTCGCGACGCCGCGCGGCTGATGGGGCATCTGACGTTCCGGGCCCACCTGCCGGGCGGCGCTGGCTAG
- a CDS encoding GTP-binding protein: protein MDSGRSDTVTSTKIVVAGGFGVGKTTFVGAVSEITPLRTEALVTNESEGVDDLAATPAKSTTTVAMDFGRITLAEDLVLYLFGTPGQERFWFMWDDLCIGAIGAVVIIDTQRLDAAFAPLDYFESRGIPFVCAVNQFEGAHRYDLADVRAALALRPGVPIIAIDARERRSVKRALLTVTEYSLRQLDVALAAGH, encoded by the coding sequence GTGGACTCCGGGCGCTCTGACACCGTCACGTCGACCAAGATCGTCGTCGCCGGCGGCTTCGGCGTCGGCAAGACCACCTTCGTCGGTGCGGTCTCGGAGATCACCCCGCTGCGCACCGAGGCCCTCGTCACCAACGAGTCGGAGGGCGTGGACGACCTCGCCGCGACCCCTGCCAAGTCGACGACGACGGTCGCCATGGACTTCGGCCGGATCACCCTCGCCGAGGACCTCGTGCTCTACCTCTTCGGTACGCCGGGGCAGGAGCGGTTCTGGTTCATGTGGGACGACCTGTGCATCGGCGCGATCGGTGCGGTCGTCATCATCGACACCCAGCGACTCGACGCCGCCTTCGCGCCCCTCGACTACTTCGAGTCCCGCGGCATCCCCTTCGTCTGCGCGGTCAACCAGTTCGAGGGCGCCCACCGCTACGACCTCGCGGACGTGCGCGCCGCGCTGGCGCTGCGTCCCGGGGTGCCGATCATCGCCATCGACGCACGGGAGCGGCGGTCGGTGAAGCGCGCACTGCTCACGGTCACGGAGTACTCGCTGCGCCAGCTCGACGTCGCCCTGGCCGCCGGGCACTGA
- a CDS encoding DUF742 domain-containing protein — MMTTDAVMADDVGTAGTEPVPTVSLVRSYTITAGRTRPTVELPLEARLQRDADEPDGDAPRDVVLRAAEGRSVAEVSAEVRMPVGVVRVLLGDLVEAGLVRVGGTLAADAPREDRRSLIERTLRGLRAL, encoded by the coding sequence ATGATGACCACCGACGCCGTGATGGCCGACGACGTCGGCACCGCTGGGACCGAGCCGGTGCCCACCGTCAGCCTGGTCCGCTCCTACACGATCACCGCGGGTCGGACCCGCCCGACCGTGGAGCTGCCGCTGGAGGCGCGCCTGCAGCGCGACGCCGACGAGCCGGACGGCGACGCCCCGCGCGACGTCGTGCTGCGGGCGGCCGAGGGCCGTTCCGTCGCCGAGGTCTCGGCCGAGGTGCGGATGCCCGTCGGCGTCGTACGGGTGCTGCTCGGCGACCTCGTCGAAGCCGGTCTGGTGCGCGTCGGTGGCACCCTCGCCGCGGACGCACCGCGCGAGGACCGCCGGAGCCTCATCGAGAGGACGCTGCGTGGACTCCGGGCGCTCTGA
- a CDS encoding roadblock/LC7 domain-containing protein: MGEGFPGPAARRGRDLDWVMTRFVDDVPGVSHAVLVSADGLLTAASAGLPGDRAEQVAAVSSGLASLAVGASGLFDGGAVLQTVIEMERGHLLLMAVGNGSHLGVLTKDGSDLGQVGYEMALLVDRVGRMVQTRPRTLPYGFRS; the protein is encoded by the coding sequence ATGGGCGAGGGGTTCCCCGGTCCCGCCGCACGCCGCGGTCGGGACCTCGACTGGGTGATGACCCGCTTCGTGGACGACGTCCCCGGTGTGTCCCACGCGGTCCTCGTCTCCGCTGACGGGCTTCTCACCGCCGCCAGCGCTGGGCTTCCCGGCGACCGAGCCGAGCAGGTGGCGGCCGTCAGCTCGGGCCTGGCCAGCCTGGCGGTCGGAGCCAGCGGGCTCTTCGACGGCGGTGCCGTGCTGCAGACCGTGATCGAGATGGAGCGCGGGCACCTGCTGCTGATGGCGGTGGGCAACGGCTCCCACCTCGGTGTGCTCACCAAGGACGGCAGCGACCTCGGTCAGGTGGGCTACGAGATGGCGCTGCTGGTCGACCGCGTCGGTCGGATGGTGCAGACCCGGCCACGCACCCTCCCCTACGGGTTCCGGTCATGA
- a CDS encoding sensor histidine kinase: MDQRPDPSRRALRTPDVSDWPVRRKVALVVALPLLLAVVLGGLRVASALDRSEAATAAASQVTVLEPALGYLSAAEEAAMVHRDDDVEQAGREAAVVAVRAAGAELSATADDADLTGNQRALVDRALSGSESLRDGSAYASGPSSLVELGQLEADVSLLVADLAATGSPAERALALTGQLVEGRYAVTRLQLQALDEPRSLPADVLYSQLGVESAVISNLLRALPDDDRVQLLRRLNASNQGAVDRGAAVQGGDALRIYDELAGELLADAERSLAEEASGSRTEATVTAVLVGVALLIALVLALLVSRALVLPLRRLRDGALEVANERLPETVGWIRSGHRPGDIEPIDVTTTEELGQVARAVDDLHRTAVRLAQGEAELRSRVGDMFVTLSRRSTSLVHQQLHLIEELERDEEDPERLENLFRLDHLASRMRRTAESLVVLADAPTQRSEQESLTITEALHAATAGVRDYQRVSVTSAPAVRIKGTAAADVVHLLTELVDNALTYSSPDSEVTILVNAPSGMLLVEIRDEGVGIEHTTLEMLNRELRSGGTLTVEATKRMGLLVVSRLARRHGITVLLSDNVDRGVTAQVFLPRPLLTGLSPVAGVPALVGPAAESPAELESSGAPEATAAEEPPLEDEDAPVEAPGWQPAAWEPPMPTLDPVATREDLSAETLSAVISANIGLPQRQPGATQPPAAGSLFPRMGDRDLATPGAADPAMEESEPVGLDHGAGAEGPSEVDETLVVAEDSPKDSPEHVTEDDTEVLPETVARPVVEEPARPAHPHTTWAQLFFPERYGTDQGEADVDEQDVAKQDVAEQGVDEQEHVHDGDEVAAEEQPVAEDADEVEPVEGQDEVALADTAADTEDTEHAWVADDEEADLDDAVAEVDAEVDAEVDDEHAHEDTEVPDVADEADEIDETDEAVEAVEAVEAVEAVEADEADESDESGQADLEDAAAEVDTEPDRDHEVLSPELFRGFGAEPVFPDSEEPAAEEHVAAGDDSPAAGLPVREPAVPLSLAVVPDLVEDHDEQDLGLPVVAEVEDDDEFDSPIFRQLRSSWFEDEDQDQQEEAWSPSEADEGWKAAERASAEAPRSDSDSGLPTRRPGDRLVPGGVSGSGTDLMRDPEAIKARLSAHANGVARGRAAAAGGVATPVTDEDEE, from the coding sequence ATGGACCAGAGGCCAGACCCGAGCCGGCGGGCACTGCGGACTCCCGACGTGTCCGACTGGCCGGTACGCCGCAAGGTCGCCCTCGTCGTCGCGCTCCCCCTGCTCCTGGCCGTGGTGCTCGGCGGCCTGCGGGTGGCGTCCGCGCTCGACCGCTCCGAGGCCGCCACCGCGGCGGCCAGCCAGGTCACCGTCCTCGAGCCCGCTCTCGGCTACCTCTCCGCCGCGGAGGAGGCGGCGATGGTGCACCGCGACGACGACGTCGAGCAGGCGGGCCGCGAGGCCGCCGTGGTCGCGGTCCGGGCGGCAGGCGCCGAGCTCTCCGCCACCGCCGACGACGCCGACCTCACCGGCAACCAGCGGGCGCTCGTCGACCGCGCCCTCTCCGGGTCCGAGTCGCTCCGTGACGGTTCCGCCTATGCCTCCGGCCCCTCCTCCCTCGTCGAGCTCGGGCAGCTCGAGGCCGACGTCTCGCTGCTCGTCGCCGACCTCGCCGCCACCGGGTCCCCCGCCGAACGGGCTCTCGCCCTGACGGGCCAGCTGGTGGAGGGACGCTACGCCGTCACCCGGCTGCAGCTGCAGGCCCTCGACGAGCCACGCTCGCTGCCGGCCGACGTCCTCTACAGCCAGCTCGGCGTCGAGTCCGCCGTGATCTCGAACCTGCTCCGCGCCCTGCCGGACGACGACCGGGTGCAGCTCCTCCGCCGTCTCAACGCGAGCAACCAGGGTGCCGTCGACCGCGGCGCCGCCGTGCAGGGCGGAGACGCCCTCCGGATCTACGACGAGCTCGCCGGGGAGCTGCTCGCCGACGCCGAGCGGTCGCTCGCCGAGGAGGCCTCGGGGTCCCGCACGGAGGCCACCGTCACGGCGGTCCTGGTCGGGGTCGCGCTGCTCATCGCCCTGGTCCTCGCGCTCCTGGTCTCCCGCGCCCTGGTCCTCCCGCTGCGTCGGCTGCGTGACGGTGCCCTCGAGGTCGCCAACGAGCGGCTTCCGGAGACCGTCGGGTGGATCCGCTCGGGCCACCGCCCCGGTGACATCGAGCCCATCGACGTCACCACCACCGAGGAGCTCGGTCAGGTCGCGCGTGCCGTGGACGACCTGCACCGCACGGCCGTCCGTCTCGCCCAGGGCGAGGCCGAGCTCCGCTCGCGCGTGGGCGACATGTTCGTGACCCTGTCGCGCCGCAGCACCTCGCTGGTGCACCAGCAGCTGCACCTCATCGAGGAGCTGGAGCGCGACGAGGAGGACCCGGAGCGGCTCGAGAACCTGTTCCGGCTCGACCATCTCGCGTCCCGGATGCGGCGTACGGCGGAGAGCCTGGTCGTGCTGGCAGACGCACCGACCCAGCGCAGCGAGCAGGAGTCCCTGACGATCACCGAGGCGCTGCACGCCGCCACCGCAGGCGTCCGCGACTACCAGCGGGTGAGCGTCACCTCCGCGCCCGCGGTCCGGATCAAGGGAACGGCCGCCGCCGACGTCGTCCACCTGCTCACGGAGCTCGTCGACAACGCGCTGACCTACTCGTCGCCGGACAGCGAGGTCACCATCCTGGTCAACGCCCCCAGCGGGATGCTGCTGGTCGAGATCCGCGACGAGGGGGTGGGCATCGAGCACACCACGCTCGAGATGCTGAACCGCGAGCTGCGCTCGGGCGGCACGCTCACCGTCGAGGCGACCAAGCGGATGGGCCTGCTCGTCGTGAGCCGCCTGGCGCGCCGTCACGGCATCACGGTGCTCCTCTCCGACAACGTCGACCGCGGTGTCACCGCCCAGGTGTTCCTGCCGCGCCCCCTGCTCACGGGCCTGTCGCCCGTCGCCGGCGTCCCCGCCCTCGTCGGCCCCGCAGCCGAGTCGCCGGCCGAGCTCGAGTCCTCCGGGGCGCCGGAGGCAACCGCGGCCGAGGAGCCGCCCCTCGAGGACGAGGACGCACCCGTCGAGGCCCCCGGCTGGCAGCCGGCCGCGTGGGAGCCCCCCATGCCGACGCTCGACCCGGTGGCCACCCGCGAGGACCTGTCGGCGGAGACGTTGTCGGCGGTCATCAGTGCCAACATCGGTCTTCCCCAGCGCCAACCCGGCGCCACGCAGCCCCCCGCCGCCGGTTCGCTCTTCCCGCGGATGGGTGACCGCGACCTGGCCACCCCGGGTGCGGCGGATCCGGCTATGGAGGAGTCCGAGCCGGTCGGGCTCGACCACGGCGCGGGCGCTGAGGGCCCGTCCGAGGTCGACGAGACCCTCGTGGTCGCGGAGGACAGCCCGAAGGACAGCCCTGAGCACGTCACCGAGGACGACACCGAGGTTCTTCCTGAGACCGTCGCCCGGCCGGTCGTCGAGGAGCCGGCTCGGCCGGCGCACCCGCACACGACCTGGGCCCAGCTCTTCTTCCCCGAGCGGTACGGCACCGACCAGGGCGAGGCCGACGTCGACGAGCAGGACGTCGCCAAGCAGGACGTCGCCGAACAGGGCGTCGACGAGCAGGAGCACGTCCACGACGGCGACGAGGTCGCCGCGGAGGAGCAGCCGGTCGCCGAGGACGCCGACGAGGTCGAGCCTGTCGAGGGGCAGGACGAGGTCGCCCTCGCGGACACGGCCGCCGACACCGAGGACACCGAGCACGCCTGGGTCGCTGACGACGAGGAGGCCGACCTCGACGACGCGGTCGCCGAGGTCGACGCCGAGGTCGACGCCGAGGTCGACGACGAGCACGCCCACGAGGACACCGAGGTCCCCGACGTCGCTGACGAGGCCGACGAGATCGACGAGACCGACGAGGCCGTCGAGGCCGTCGAGGCCGTCGAGGCCGTCGAGGCCGTCGAGGCCGACGAGGCCGACGAGTCCGACGAGTCCGGTCAGGCCGACCTCGAAGACGCGGCCGCCGAGGTCGACACCGAGCCCGACCGCGACCACGAGGTCCTCTCCCCCGAGCTGTTCCGCGGCTTCGGAGCGGAGCCCGTCTTCCCCGACTCGGAGGAACCGGCTGCCGAGGAGCACGTCGCAGCGGGCGACGACTCCCCGGCCGCCGGCCTCCCGGTCCGCGAGCCCGCCGTCCCGCTCTCGCTCGCCGTCGTCCCGGACCTCGTCGAGGACCACGACGAGCAGGACCTCGGCCTCCCGGTCGTGGCCGAGGTGGAGGACGACGACGAGTTCGACAGCCCGATCTTCCGCCAGCTGCGCTCGAGCTGGTTCGAGGACGAGGACCAGGACCAGCAGGAGGAGGCGTGGAGCCCCTCCGAGGCCGACGAAGGCTGGAAGGCCGCCGAGCGTGCCTCCGCCGAGGCGCCGCGCTCCGACAGCGACTCCGGCCTGCCGACCAGGCGACCCGGTGACCGGCTGGTGCCGGGTGGCGTCTCCGGCTCGGGCACCGACCTGATGCGCGACCCGGAAGCGATCAAGGCCCGGCTCTCCGCCCACGCCAACGGGGTCGCACGCGGCCGGGCCGCGGCCGCCGGCGGGGTGGCCACCCCGGTCACCGACGAGGACGAGGAGTGA